The following are encoded together in the Nymphaea colorata isolate Beijing-Zhang1983 chromosome 14, ASM883128v2, whole genome shotgun sequence genome:
- the LOC116267648 gene encoding zinc finger BED domain-containing protein RICESLEEPER 2-like, translating into MVTKLIEWLLEKDALVCNGKFFQVRCAAHILNLVVQDGVKEISDVVDKIRESIKYIKASLARCEIFDRAVRHVKVICKNKLCLDVPIRWNSTFLMLDVALQYKEAFGRFEELDRHYHFRPTKDEWKKATIIHNSLKVFYDATNAISAVKCPTSNIFFKEFCEIKLKIKKMCSSSDICLSNMAMRMKTKFDKYWDICNLILAVAVVFDPHYKMKIIEFYYRQFYKDEAYELVSAIKNYFRDLYDEYKATYALKTLSAGTGYIVDVEKDNEASTSTSLIEVSSNKKLRISALDDFLEESSQSQHRKSDLELYLEEPFYPKNNPIDILTWRKVNAPKYPVLFRMVCDILALPISTVASESTFSTGGRILDLYRSRLGCKTVEALICAQDWLRDKAKDDSDLPTPLPEEEAPFASAYIETES; encoded by the exons ATGGTTACAAAATTGATAGAGTGGCTTCTTGAAAAGGATGCACTTGTCtgtaatggaaaattttttcaagttagatGTGCTGCTCATATTCTTAATTTGGTTGTGCAAGATGGTGTCAAAGAAATAAGTGATGTGGTTGACAAGATCAGagaaagcataaaatatattaagGCATCTCTAGCTCGATGTGAAATTTTTGATCGAGCAGTGCGTCATGTCAAAGTTATTTGTAAAAACAAGTTGTGCCTTGATGTTCCAATTAGATGGAACTCAACATTTCTTATGCTTGATGTAGCTTTACAATATAAAGAAGCTTTTGGTCGTTTTGAAGAACTTGATCGTCACTATCATTTCAGACCAACAAAGGACGAGTGGAAGAAGGCTACTATTATTCATAACAGTTTGAAGGTATTTTATGATGCTACTAATGCCATTTCTGCAGTCAAGTGTCCAACTTCCAATATCTTCTTTAAAGAGTTTTGTGAgataaagttgaaaattaaaaaaatgtgttcaagttCAGATATTTGCCTTTCAAATATGGCAATGaggatgaaaacaaaatttgacaAGTATTGGGATATATGCAATTTAATTTTAGCAGTTGCAGTGGTATTTGATCCTCattataagatgaaaataatTGAGTTTTATTATAGGCAATTTTATAAAGATGAAGCATATGAACTTGTTTCTGCAATTAAGAATTATTTTCGTGATCtttatgatgaatataaagcTACTTATGCATTGAAGACACTCTCTGCTGGTACTGGTTACATTGTTGATGTTGAGAAGGATAATGAAGCATCTACTTCGACTTCTTTGATTGAGGTTTCTTCTAATAAGAAGCTTAGAATAAGTGCATTAGATGactttcttgaagaatcatCACAAAGCCAACAtagaaaatcagatttggagttGTATTTGGAAGAGCCATTTTACCCAAAAAAcaatccaattgacattttgacTTGGAGGAAAGTCAATGCACCTAAATACCCTGTGTTATTTAGAATGGTATGTGACATTTTGGCTCTTCCTATATCAACTGTTGCATCAGAGTCAACATTTAGTACAGGTGGACGTATTCTTGACTTATACAGATCTAGATTAGGTTGCAAGACCGTGGAGGCTTTGATTTGTGCACAAGATTGGTTGCGAGATAAGGCTAAAG aTGATTCCGATTTGCCTACACCTTTACCTGAAGAGGAAGCACCATTTGCATCTGCATACATTGAAACTGAATCGTAA
- the LOC116267799 gene encoding geraniol 8-hydroxylase-like, whose amino-acid sequence MASLIGDLIFWLSIVLSSTYLLNLITRKTRNLPPGPVGLPVVGSLLQLSGMPHEAFARLSKQYGPLMTVWLGSRATVVVSSAEMAEEVLHRQNQVFSGRIVADVATALEYDLHSFGFSQVGPRWQALRRISNSELFTPRRLDALKELREEKVRVLLQHVGEACADGRAIDISEYAFGTTLNLVSSTLFSQDLVDLDSESAGEFKSFMCEMLEINSRPNLCDYFPVLRWIDPQGLRRRNRRILTRVYALFDELIDKHVRAYEDAAAKGEPKKNEDFVDVLLQLTRDPNTGFTKENIRPMLLDLFIAGSETSATTLEWAMTELLRHPDKMAAARSEIKQTVGKGNFVKESDILHLPYLEAVMKETLRMHSPAPLLVPRRADSATKLAGYTIPQHTQVLVNAWLISNDPTLWDEPTSFLPERFLKSDVNFKGKHFQFIPFGAGKRICPGVPLASRMVLLVLASLINSFSWVLPNKMAPQDLDMKVKFRLVQQRANPLKAIPVPLTDM is encoded by the exons ATGGCTTCACTAATCGGTGATCTCATTTTCTGGCTCTCCATTGTGTTGTCGTCCACGTATCTCCTCAATCTCATTACCCGTAAAACCCGCAACCTCCCGCCGGGGCCGGTGGGTTTGCCGGTCGTCGGTTCTCTGTTGCAACTTAGCGGCATGCCACACGAGGCGTTCGCTAGGCTTTCCAAGCAGTACGGCCCACTAATGACCGTGTGGCTGGGGTCCAGAGCCACCGTGGTGGTCTCCTCCGCCGAGATGGCCGAGGAGGTGCTGCACCGGCAGAACCAGGTGTTCTCCGGCCGAATCGTCGCGGACGTGGCCACCGCCTTGGAGTACGACCTGCACTCGTTTGGGTTCAGTCAGGTCGGGCCAAGATGGCAAGCATTGAGAAGGATAAGCAACAGTGAGCTGTTCACGCCGAGACGACTGGATGCACTGAAAGAACTCCGGGAGGAGAAGGTCCGAGTCCTCCTCCAGCACGTCGGCGAGGCGTGCGCCGATGGGCGCGCAATTGATATCTCCGAGTACGCCTTCGGCACCACCCTGAACTTGGTGTCATCCACCCTCTTCTCACAAGACCTGGTAGATCTCGACTCGGAGTCGGCCGGAGAGTTCAAGAGCTTCATGTGCGAGATGTTAGAAATAAACTCGCGGCCGAACCTCTGTGACTATTTTCCGGTACTCAGGTGGATCGATCCTCAGGGCCTCCGGCGACGCAACAGACGCATTCTTACTCGAGTGTACGCGCTCTTCGACGAATTGATCGATAAACACGTGAGGGCGTATGAAGATGCGGCTGCAAAAGGGGAACCCAAGAAGAACGAGGATTTCGTGGACGTGCTCCTCCAGCTCACTAGGGATCCAAACACAGGATTCACAAAAGAGAACATCAGACCCATGTTACTA GACCTCTTCATAGCCGGCAGCGAGACTAGCGCCACCACCCTAGAATGGGCGATGACTGAGCTGCTCCGCCATCCAGACAAGATGGCTGCAGCCCGGTCTGAGATAAAACAGACCGTAGGCAAAGGCAACTTTGTGAAAGAGTCGGACATCTTGCACCTCCCTTACTTGGAGGCAGTCATGAAGGAGACGCTAAGGATGCACTCACCTGCTCCTCTTCTAGTGCCCCGAAGGGCAGACTCGGCTACAAAGTTAGCTGGGTACACCATCCCTCAACACACCCAGGTGCTTGTAAATGCATGGCTGATCAGCAACGATCCTACACTGTGGGATGAGCCGACATCTTTCTTGCCAGAGAGATTCCTCAAATCGGATGTAAATTTCAAAGGAAAGCATTTCCAGTTCATCCCGTTCGGTGCCGGAAAGCGGATCTGCCCCGGCGTTCCGCTGGCTTCCCGCATGGTTCTTCTGGTGTTGGCTTCTCTGATCAACTCATTTTCATGGGTGCTTCCTAACAAAATGGCTCCTCAGGATCTTGATATGAAGGTCAAGTTCAGGCTCGTACAACAGAGGGCAAATCCTCTCAAAGCGATCCCTGTTCCGTTAACAGACATGTAG